The window TGGTAGATAAACTGAAGAAAAATTCTGGCGGGCTTTGGTCTGGAACATTTCAGGCGATTTCCTACGTGGCACCTGCGGCTACAGCGGCCTCATTCCTAGTTGAGGAAACCGCATATGTAGGTGCTTCAACAACATTTGTTTTTCTTCTTGCTTTAATAGGTGTTACCTCTGCAATGTATATGAATTATGTTTTCTCTGGAAGGATATCCCATGCCGGGGGGTATTATGCCTATGTACGGGCAGGCCTAGGCCCTAAATTCGGAATTTTCTCCGGGTGGCTGTATTTCATAAACATTCTGGGAGCACTTGCAGGATTTGCCGTGCTTTTCTTTGCAGGAGTTTTATGGCCACTGATCCCACAACTATCATCCAATCCCTATGGATGGATACCCATAGCGTTTATACCTCTGGTTCTTATTTTAGTACTCCTTTACCGTGGATTGAGACCATCACTGAAGTATACCATCATCGGAGGAATAATAGAGGTGAGTACACTTATTATAATTTCCATTGCAATAATAATTAGGCTAGGTCCACATAATACATTTATTCCTTTCACACCTCATGGTAATTCTTTCGGCAACCTTGGACTGGCCACTGTATATTCAATATTGGGATTTGTGGGTATTGGTTCAGTGATAACGTTATCAGAGGAACTTCACCATCCAAAGAAAATTGTGAAAAAATCAATAGTTATTGGAATGCTCATAACCGCAGTGGTGTACATTCTTGTATCGTATGCAATGGTTGTAGGTTATGGTATAAACAAAATGGCATCTTTCTCAACTGCAACAGACCCGGGATTCACTGTTGTGGATAACTATTTTGGGCCGGTTGTTATGATTGTGTTTATTATAATAACCCTAAACAGTTTCCTGTCGAACGGCATAGCAGAGGGGAATGCCTTCAGCCGGGAAGGATTTGCCATGGCCAGGGACGGAATAGTCTTTCCAAAGTCTCTGGCAACCGTTCATAAAAAATTTGGTTCTCCGAACAAAATAATCATTATAGAATGGTTTATTGTAGTTGCATTAACCCTCGTCGGTGGACTTGTTTTTGGCCCATTTGAAGGAGCTGCTATTATAACAGCAGTAAATGGTGTTTCTCTTTATATAGTGCATATACTTGCAAATTTCTCCCTTCCTATATATGGGAAAAAGACCCTGAAGTTAAAGTTAAAGGGCCTTTTACCCCTGGCTTTAGGGCCTGTTCTAGCAACAGTAGTCTACGCGTTTGCTATATATGGAGAATTTGTGCCTATACCCACAACGTATCCCGGATACATCGCACCATATTCTATCATAGCAGCTGTAATTGCTGGTATAGCTATAACCATAGTACTGTTTGTCAAAAAGCACCCGTCCGACCTCAAATCAATAGGGAAGGAGCAGGAGCATATGTTAGAGCCAGTATCCGAACAGGAAATGGAGGAATAAATTAAACAATTAATTTTATTTAAAAAAATTATTATAATATTCCTTTATTTATGATAAATGAAAAAATATTTTAGAATAGCAATCATTGTAGGATCCATCATACTTGCTATAATAATTATATCGCCCTTTATTTTGAGTCCATTCAAGAAACCACAGGACAGATTTTTTAAAGGAAATTACAAATCATCTGGAAAGGAAAGGGTTGTTTTTTTCAGCTGGGATTCTGGTTCATTAAATTTGTTGTCGTTTACAGCGGTGCATTTCATAGAAGTTGTTCCAACGTCAATACCCAGATAGTTCATATTCTTACTATTGTTTTCAAATATTTCTCGTATTCGCCATCCGCTAAATATCCGGGAAGCTCATCAGCATCAATATGTTTCCTCAAAAACGGTGCCAGTCTGTTTCTGTATCTCTTGATTATCCTTATGGCCTCCGGGTATGTATTTGCATACCTGAATATTCCATGTATATTAATTCCTCCTATTGATGCCATCAGTGGATTAATCCCATCCTCCTCTCCTATTCCTATGAGGAATAGATCTCCTCCCCTTGCTGTCCTATGGATTGAATATTCATGGCCATAACCACTGCACTCAAATACTGAATCGAATTGCCTGCTAATTTTATTATTAATGCATGATGAAAAGCCACATTCCCCTGCATATTCAATCCGTTCCGGATTTATATCAACAACTGTCACATTTGCCCCATATGATTCGGCTGCAAAGGCTGTAAGTATTCCTACCGGGCCAGATCCATTGATTAGGACGCCAGAGTCAGGGCCGAGGTGCGCCATTCTTGCAGCATAAACACCAACAGAAAGTGGCTCTGCCAGGCTTGCCTCATCTGGTGTCAATCCATCAGCACTGTATACGAATCCCTCGGGATGCACTATATGTTCCACCATGGAACCATCAACCGGTGGAGTGGCGAAAAACCTCATATCCGGGCACAGATTATATCTCCCTGTCCTGCAGTAGATACACTTCCCACATGGAATCCCGGGTTCTACGGCAACAACGCTCCCCTTCTTTATAGATGCACCGCCTGATTTCGCAATACCGCCAGTTTCATGACCGAGGATCATAGGCTTCCTTAAAACAAAATCCCCTATTTTTCCATGTAAATAATAATGC of the Ferroplasma sp. genome contains:
- a CDS encoding APC family permease; protein product: MVDKLKKNSGGLWSGTFQAISYVAPAATAASFLVEETAYVGASTTFVFLLALIGVTSAMYMNYVFSGRISHAGGYYAYVRAGLGPKFGIFSGWLYFINILGALAGFAVLFFAGVLWPLIPQLSSNPYGWIPIAFIPLVLILVLLYRGLRPSLKYTIIGGIIEVSTLIIISIAIIIRLGPHNTFIPFTPHGNSFGNLGLATVYSILGFVGIGSVITLSEELHHPKKIVKKSIVIGMLITAVVYILVSYAMVVGYGINKMASFSTATDPGFTVVDNYFGPVVMIVFIIITLNSFLSNGIAEGNAFSREGFAMARDGIVFPKSLATVHKKFGSPNKIIIIEWFIVVALTLVGGLVFGPFEGAAIITAVNGVSLYIVHILANFSLPIYGKKTLKLKLKGLLPLALGPVLATVVYAFAIYGEFVPIPTTYPGYIAPYSIIAAVIAGIAITIVLFVKKHPSDLKSIGKEQEHMLEPVSEQEMEE
- a CDS encoding alcohol dehydrogenase catalytic domain-containing protein, which encodes MKSVVLESAGNVKIEDMEEPGDIPEGYVKIRVQSVGICGSDVHYYLHGKIGDFVLRKPMILGHETGGIAKSGGASIKKGSVVAVEPGIPCGKCIYCRTGRYNLCPDMRFFATPPVDGSMVEHIVHPEGFVYSADGLTPDEASLAEPLSVGVYAARMAHLGPDSGVLINGSGPVGILTAFAAESYGANVTVVDINPERIEYAGECGFSSCINNKISRQFDSVFECSGYGHEYSIHRTARGGDLFLIGIGEEDGINPLMASIGGINIHGIFRYANTYPEAIRIIKRYRNRLAPFLRKHIDADELPGYLADGEYEKYLKTIVRI